In the genome of Paenibacillus pabuli, the window AGTTTGAAAGAAAATTTCATTGTTAAATATATGCTCAATCATGATTTAAAGGATGAAGGATACGAACCTGTTCTTTTGAAATATATGGAGAACGTCGGTTTACGAAGTGACTTGCTTAATACTAAAGTCTTTTCCCTTTCAGGTGGGCAAAAAAGGAAACTGGAGTTATTGTTAATCTCTTGTAATCCATCGAACATTATATTGCTTGATGAGCCGGTTGCTAATCTGGATAAAGAAAGCATTCAACATATTGTTTCTTATATAGAAAATAATTTGTCTAATGAAAAAACGGTCATCATATCCAGTCACAGTGAAATGAATTTTGC includes:
- a CDS encoding ABC transporter ATP-binding protein, with protein sequence MAITLKDINLKYGERTIFRKLSYQFKQGIYLISGESGIGKTTLFNLIKGFVQPDEGFITRDHPNISYMMQETLLFSNLSLKENFIVKYMLNHDLKDEGYEPVLLKYMENVGLRSDLLNTKVFSLSGGQKRKLELLLISCNPSNIILLDEPVANLDKESIQHIVSYIENNLSNEKTVIISSHSEMNFAGKVERLIMKNETLNNV